A region of the Microcystis aeruginosa FD4 genome:
TATCGATCCCGGTAGTAATAAAACCCGGGCTGAATTAATCAAAGAAATCTTCGCCAAAGCTCTCGATAATTCCCGCATCAATATCAAAACTGAAGCCTTGAAATCTGATGATCCCCAAGGTACTCCCCCGGCAATTGTCTTACTTCCAGAAGCGATGCGACGCTTACAGGAAATGACGGCAATGATGCAACAAAAAGCCATGGCTTTCCCCGAAGAACATATTCTGATGATTAATACTAATCATCCCTTAATTCAACAGATTGTCCAGATTAGTCAGGGAAGTATTGTTACCGGTAGTGGCGAATCTCCATCGGCGCAATTAGCGAAAATGCTCTGTCAGCACGTTTATGATTTAGCTTTAATCGCTCAAAAAGGATTTGATGCCGAGGGAATGCAAGCTTTTGTGGAACGTTCCAATCGCGTTCTGACTAAGCTAACCGAAAAGATTTAATCTATTGCCAAACTTTAGCTGTTCCGATATGCTGAGAGTGTGTTAATTCACACTCTATTTTTTTAACCTGATCAATATGATCTAGCGATAAGCTATCTTGCCGCCGTCAGCCTTGAATAAGTTATCAGTTATCAGATGTAAGTTTTCAGTTCACTTATACTGTTTACTGTTTACTGTTTACTGTTTACTGTTTACTGATAACTGAAAAATGCGCTTACCCACCCTCAAATATGAGCGAGGAACCTTAATTCTCCATCCACCACCAAAAGGGAAAAAATGGCTAGATTTTGCCACTTGGGATGATCGTATAGAAAGATTTCGCATTTTGGCCATTCATTATCGTCCTCTCGTGGAAACCCTACAGGAGGAGGGCATTAACTTCCAAGATGAAGCAAAAGCTTTCAACAATTTAGAATTAATTGCCAGTTTTGAACGGGAACCCTACCCCCACCAAACTGAAGCGTTAATCGCTTGGAAAAAATCCCAGAGAAGAGGTGTCATCGTCCTTCCCACCGCTGCCGGTAAAACCTATCTTGCCCAATTAGCTCTACAATCGACTCCCCGCAGCACCTTAATTATCGTGCCGACTATTGATTTAATGCACCAGTGGTATGCCCAGATGTTGGCGGCTTTTCCCGATGCCGAGGTGGGATTATTAGGGGGAGGTTCTAAGGATAATAGTGCTATTTTAATCGCCACCTATCAAAGTGCGGCAATTTATTCAGAAACTCTTGGCAATCGTTACGCTTTTTTGATTTTTGATGAATGTCATCATTTACCATCGGATTTCTTTCGGAAAATAGCGGAAGATTCGATCGCACCCTATCGTTTAGGCTTAACAGCAACACCGGATCGCGGTGATGGTAGTCATCAAGATTTAGATTATCTTATCGGTGCAATTGTTTATCAAAAAAGTCCCCAAGACTTGTCAGGAAAAGCCCTAGCGGATCATGAAATAATTCAAATTAAAGTGAAACTATCTGCCAAAGAACAGGAAAAATATCAAGAAGCAATTAAAATTCGCAATGATTTTTTAAGAAAAAATAATCTCAGTTTGTCTGGTTTAGATGGTTGGCAAAATTTTGTCATGATTAGTGCCAGAAGTAGCGAAGGGCGCCGGGCGATGTTAGCGCACCGGGAGTCGAAGGAAATATCCTCCGGAACTCAGGGAAAATTGCGGGTTTTAGCCGAGTTAATCTGTGAACACTATCCGGAAGCAATTTTAATTTTTACCAACGATAATGCCACAGTTTACCGCATTTCCGAGAGCTTTTTAATACCTGCCATAACCCATCAAACTCCCGTGAAAGAACGCCATGAAATCCTGACCCATTTTCGTCAGGGAGAATACAAAATTCTGGTGACTTCCCATGTTCTTAATGAAGGGGTTGATGTGCCGGAAGCACGCATCGCGATTATTTTATCGGGAACCGGTTCCACTAGGGAATATATTCAGCGTTTGGGACGGGTTTTAAGAAAAGGCCAACAAGAGGATAAACGGGCGATTTTGTATGAAGTGATAGCCGAAAATACGACGGAGGAAAAAACCTCCCAACGACGACGGGGAGAGCAGAAAAATAAAACTAGCTATAAAACCGGTAATCGACAATTGGAATTATTGCCTTCTCCTCCGAAAAAATCTTTTTCTTTCCCGAAAGCTGCCGAATCTTCTACCCCTTGGGTGAGTTCTCCAGAGTCAGAGGAAGAATAAAAAATTTCTCTGGGGGATTTTCATCTATAATAAAGATAAAAAATCTAGATTGATACCCCTATGACCGAACTTGCCCAACAAAAATGTCAACCTTGTCAATCGGGTTCTTCTCCTATCACTGCCGAGGAAATTACCGCTTTACAGGCTAAAATTACCGATTGGAATCTCTTAGAATACGAGGGTATTCCCCGTCTGCAAAAACTCTATAAATTTGCCAATTTTCAAGGGGCAATCGCCTTTACTAATGCCGTGGGAGAAGCAGCGGAAAAAGAAGGCCATCACCCCGCTTTATTGACAGAATGGGGCAAAGTTACCGTTTCTTGGTGGACCCATGACGTGGGCGGATTACATCAAAATGACTTTATCATGGCTGCCCGTACCGATGATATTTATCGAAAATTTGGGTCTAAAACCCCGTCCTTTAGCGTAGCGGAGGACGGCTTGACATTTCTAGCTAAATAGCTTACCATAGTAAATCTAGTTTGGTAAGTAAGATGTTAAAAGCATTCAAGTACAGAATCTATCCGACCAGTGAGCAATCAGTTTTGCTTGCCAAGTCGTTTGGCTGTGCTAGATGGTTTTACAATTACGCTCTAAGGGACTTGCGCTTTGATAATGTACCTTTTGGGCGAACGCAGTTCGCCCCTACATTGTGGACAAAATCCGTTACTGTAGGGGCGCAAAGCTTGCGCCCTCCGCGCGGAGGGGGTTTGCTGATCACCCCAAGTAGGGGGAGAGCCTTCGAGAACCCCTGCAGCTAAGGGACTTGCGCTTTGATAATGTGCCATCTGGCTGGTCTGATTCTTCTACAGAGCGATTTTCAAAGCTGGGATATTATTCCCACGCAAGTCCCTAAACTTAACATCTGAAACTTACAAGCAAACTGGAAAAGGATTAAGCAGAGACGAAATAATTAAGCTGCTGCCTTCCCTAAAAAAAGAGTATGAGTGGTTAAGCGAAGTACCATCGCAGGTATTACAACAAGCAGCTTTAAATCTTTCTAGTGCTTTCCTTAACTTTTTTGAAGGTAGAGCTAAATATCCTAACTTCAAGAAAAAGCAAAATAGGCAGTCGATTAGATTTCCTCAGCACTGTAAGTTAAAAAATGATGTTTTGGTATTGCCTAAAATTGGTGCAGTCTATTGCCAAGTTTCACGGCAACCAGAGGGAGACTTAAAGTCTGTTACGGTTTCAGTTAATCCATCAGGAGAATATTTCGCATCTTGTCTCTATGATGATGGCAAGGATTTACCCCAAAAATCATCAGAAGGAAAAGCTATCGGGATAGATGTTGGACTAACCCATTTTGCTATTACATCAGATGGGACTAAACACGGGAATCCTAAATACTATCGTAAGTACGAACAAAGATTAGCGAGGAGACAAAAGAAACTTAGTCGCCAGCAAAAAGGGTCTAACAACCGAAATAAAGCTAGAGTTAAAGTGGCTAAAGTTCACTCTAAAATCGTTCGTTGTCGTGAAGATTTTCTGCACAAACTAAGTCGTAAATTAGTTGACAAAAACCAAGTCATAGTGGTAGAAAATCTGGCAGTCAGAAACATGGTCAAAAACCCTAAACTAGCCAAATCAATTAGTGATGTTGGTTGGGGTCAATTCTGTACCATGTTAAAATACAAAGCTGAATGGGAAGGAAAAATCTATATGGAAGTAGATAGATTCTTTCCTAGCTCTAAGACTTGTAGTAACTGCTTAAATTGTGTTGATAGTTTAAGCTTAGATATTCGTAGTTGGCAATGTCCTAAGTGTAGAGAAACCCACGATAGAGACATCAATGCCGCTAAGAATATTCGAGATGAAGGTTTACGAATTTTGGCGGTAGGGCATACCGCTACTGCTTCTGGAGGGAGAGTAAGACCAAGTAAAGGCACTGCTTTTGCCAGGCATCTCCCTGTGAATGAAGAATCCCCACGCCTTTAGACAACGGGAGTGTCAACGCCAACAAAAGGCTTAATCGTAGGCACGAATCATCGC
Encoded here:
- a CDS encoding helix-turn-helix domain-containing protein, producing the protein MLKAFKYRIYPTSEQSVLLAKSFGCARWFYNYALRDLRFDNVPFGRTQFAPTLWTKSVTVGAQSLRPPRGGGLLITPSRGRAFENPCS
- a CDS encoding DEAD/DEAH box helicase, which encodes MRLPTLKYERGTLILHPPPKGKKWLDFATWDDRIERFRILAIHYRPLVETLQEEGINFQDEAKAFNNLELIASFEREPYPHQTEALIAWKKSQRRGVIVLPTAAGKTYLAQLALQSTPRSTLIIVPTIDLMHQWYAQMLAAFPDAEVGLLGGGSKDNSAILIATYQSAAIYSETLGNRYAFLIFDECHHLPSDFFRKIAEDSIAPYRLGLTATPDRGDGSHQDLDYLIGAIVYQKSPQDLSGKALADHEIIQIKVKLSAKEQEKYQEAIKIRNDFLRKNNLSLSGLDGWQNFVMISARSSEGRRAMLAHRESKEISSGTQGKLRVLAELICEHYPEAILIFTNDNATVYRISESFLIPAITHQTPVKERHEILTHFRQGEYKILVTSHVLNEGVDVPEARIAIILSGTGSTREYIQRLGRVLRKGQQEDKRAILYEVIAENTTEEKTSQRRRGEQKNKTSYKTGNRQLELLPSPPKKSFSFPKAAESSTPWVSSPESEEE
- a CDS encoding 4a-hydroxytetrahydrobiopterin dehydratase translates to MTELAQQKCQPCQSGSSPITAEEITALQAKITDWNLLEYEGIPRLQKLYKFANFQGAIAFTNAVGEAAEKEGHHPALLTEWGKVTVSWWTHDVGGLHQNDFIMAARTDDIYRKFGSKTPSFSVAEDGLTFLAK